Proteins from a single region of Aythya fuligula isolate bAytFul2 chromosome 3, bAytFul2.pri, whole genome shotgun sequence:
- the SEC23B gene encoding protein transport protein Sec23B has protein sequence MATYLEFIQQNEERDGVRFSWNVWPSSRLEATRMVVPLACLLTPLKERPDLPPLQYEPVLCSRPTCKAVLNPLCQVDYRAKLWACNFCFQRNQFPPAYAGISEVNQPAELMPQFSTIEYIVQRGPQTPLIFLYVVDTCLEEEDLQALKESLQMSLSLLPADALVGLITFGRMVQVHELSCEGISKSYVFRGTKDLTAKQIQDMLGLSRPAVPIQQGRPLQTQEQPAISSRFLQPVHKIDMNLTDLLGELQRDPWPVTQGKRPLRSTGVALSIAVGLLEGTFPNTGARIMLFTGGPPTQGPGMVVGDELKTPIRSWHDIEKDNARFMKKATKHYETLANRTAANGHCIDIYACALDQTGLLEMKCCANLTGGHMVMGDSFNTSLFKQTFQRVFNKGFNGDFRMAFGASLEVKTSRELKIAGAIGPCVSLNAKGPCVSENELGIGGTSQWKICSLDPSTTLAIYFEVVNQHNAPIPQGGRGAVQFVTQYQHSSTQKRIRVTTIARNWADAQSQLQHIEAAFDQEAAAVLMARLGVYRAESEEGPDVLRWLDRQLIRLCQKFGQYNKDDPNSFRLSESFSLYPQFMFHLRRSPFLQVFNNSPDESSYYRHHFARQDLTQSLIMIQPILYAYSFHGPPEPVLLDSSSILPDRILLMDTFFQIVIYLGETIAQWQKAGYQDMPEYENFKHLLQAPLDDAQEILQTRFPMPRYIHTEHGGSQARFLLSKVNPSQTHNNLYAWGQESGAPILTDDVSLQVFMDHLKKLAVSSAS, from the exons atggcGACCTACCTGGAGTTCATCCAGCAGAATGAGGAGCGCGACGGCGTGCGCTTCAGCTGGAACGTCTGGCCCTCCAGCCGGCTGGAGGCCACGCGCATGGTGGTGCCCCTCGCCTGCCTCCTCACCCCGCTGAAGGAGCGCCCCGACCTGCCGCCGCTGCAGTACGAGCCGGTGCTGTGCAGCAGGCCCACCTGCAAAGCGGTGCTCAACCCGCTCTG ccaggTTGACTATCGGGCCAAGCTCTGGGCTtgtaacttctgttttcagagaaatcaG ttccCTCCAGCGTATGCAGGCATATCTGAAGTCAATCAACCAGCAGAGCTTATGCCTCAGTTTTCAACAATTGAATACATTGTGCAG CGAGGTCCACAGACACCGTTGATCTTCCTGTATGTTGTTGACACGTGCTTGGAAGAGGAGGACTTGCAGGCGCTGAAGGAGTCCCTCCAGATGTCCCTGAGTCTGCTGCCTGCTGATGCTCTGGTGGGGCTTATCACTTTTGGCAGAATGGTCCAGGTTCACGAACTGAGCTGTGAAGGGATTTCCAAGAGCTACGTGTTTAGGGGCACGAAAGACCTGACGGCTAAGCAAATACAG GATATGCTTGGGCTTTCAAGGCCAGCTGTCCCCATTCAACAAGGAAGACCTCTTCAGACTCAGGAGCAACCTGCTATTTCAAGCAG gtttctgcAACCAGTTCATAAGATTGACATGAATTTAACAGATCTCTTGGGAGAACTGCAAAGGGACCCGTGGCCAGTGACCCAGGGAAAGAGGCCTTTACGTTCCACTGGAGTAGCTCTTTCGATTGCTGTTGGCTTGTTAGAG ggcACGTTTCCAAACACAGGGGCCAGAATAATGCTATTTACAGGTGGGCCTCCAACGCAGGGACCGGGCATGGTGGTGGGAGATGAACTGAAGACACCCATTCGTTCGTGGCATGACATCGAGAAGGACAACGCAAGGTTCATGAAGAAGGCCACCAAA CACTATGAGACTCTGGCCAACCGCACTGCAGCCAACGGGCACTGCATCGACATCTACGCCTGTGCCCTGGATCAGACTGGACTGCTGGAGATGAAATGTTGTGCAAACCTCACCGG aGGACACATGGTGATGGGAGACTCCTTCAACACTTCTCTCTTCAAGCAGACCTTCCAGCGGGTGTTTAACAAAGGGTTCAATGGGGACTTTCGGATGGCTTTTGGTGCAAGTTTGGAAGTGAAG ACATCTAGGGAGCTGAAAATTGCAGGAGCTATTGGACCATGTGTATCCTTGAATGCTAAAGGACCgtgtgtttctgaaaat GAACTTGGAATTGGAGGAACATCTCAATGGAAGATTTGTAGTTTGGATCCCAGCACAACTCTGGCCATTTACTTTGAAGTGGTAAATCAG CACAATGCACCGATTCCTCAGGGAGGCCGAGGGGCAGTGCAGTTCGTCACTCAGTATCAACACTCCAGTACACAGAAACGCATTCGTGTCACCACCATAGCCAGAAA CTGGGCAGATGCACAGAGTCAACTCCAGCACATAGAAGCTGCGTTTGACcaggaagcagctgctgtgctgatggCACGGCTAGGAGTGTACAGAGCTGAATCTGAGGAGGGGCCTGATGTCCTGCGGTGGCTGGACAGGCAGCTGATCAGACTG TGTCAGAAATTTGGACAGTACAACAAAGATGATCCCAACTCCTTCAGATTGTCAGAATCATTTTCTTTGTATCCTCAG TTCATGTTCCATTTGCGACGCTCCCCATTCCTGCAGGTCTTTAATAACAGTCCAGATGAATCTTCTTATTACCGCCACCACTTTGCTAGGCAAGATTTGACCCAGTCTCTCATTATGATCCAGCCCATCCTTTATGCTTATTCTTTCCATGGACCTCCTGAG ccGGTGCTTTTGGACAGCAGCAGTATTCTTCCTGACAGAATCCTACTGATGGATACCTTCTTCCAGATAGTTATTTACCTTGGTGAG ACTATTGCACAGTGGCAGAAAGCTGGTTACCAAGACATGCCTGAATATGAAAACTTCAAGCACCTACTGCAAGCCCCGCTGGATGATGCCCAGGAAATCTTGCAGACTAGATTCCCAATGCCACGTTACATCCACACTGAGCATGGGGGCAGTCAG gcCCGGTTCCTCTTGTCTAAAGTGAACCCTTCTCAGACCCACAATAACCTCTATGCATGGGGCCAG GAATCAGGAGCTCCAATCCTGACAGATGATGTTAGCCTCCAGGTGTTCATGGACCACCTGAAGAAGCTGGCAGTGTCCAGTGCATCATGA